CCCGGCGGGTACCGGGGACGGCATGGCGGAACTGTCGACGCTCTGGATCGTCCGGCACGGCGAGAGCACAGCGAACGTCGCGGCCACCACGGCCGAGACGGCCGGCGCCGAGGAGATCGAGCTGACCCACTCCGACGCCGAGGTGCCGCTGTCGGCCACCGGCGAGGAGCAGGCCCGGGCCACCGGGCGGTGGTTGGCCGGGCTTCCCCAGCGGCAGCGCCCGGACCTGGCCGTGGTCTCGCCGTACCTGCGGGCGGTGCGCACCGCCGAGCTGGCGCTGACCGGCACCGACATCCCGCTCCGCCGCGACGAGCGGCTGCGCGATCGGGACCTGGGCGTGCTGGACGGGCTGACCGCGCACGGGGTACGGCAGCGCTTCGGCACCGAGGCGGCCCGGCGGGACCGGCTGGGCAAGTTCTACTACCGGCCGCCGGGCGGCGAGTCCTGGACGGACGTGGCGCTGCGGCTGCGGGCCCTCCTCGGTGACCTGCGCCGCGACCACGCCGGGCAGCGGGTGCTGCTCTTCGGCCACGACGCGTTGGTCTTCCTGCTCCGTTATCTGGTGGAGGAGTTGACCGAGGCGGAGCTGATGGCGTTGACCCGACGACACGTGATCGCCAACTGCTCGGTCACCGGCTGGTCCGCCGACGCCGCGGGGCGGTTGACCCCGGACAGCTTCAACGACATCGGGCACCTGCGCCAGCAGGGTGCGGAACCGACCAGGGAGGACGAGGTCCATGCCGAGCCGGTCTGAGACCAGGGTGATCACCGCCGGGCTGCTGCGGGAGTGGGCGCTGCCGGTGCCCTCCGGCGGCAAGCAGGCCCGGGGCACCGTCCTGGTGGTGGGTGGGGCCCGCTTCACCCCGGGCGCGGTGCTGTTGGCCGGGGTGGCCGCGCTGCGGGCCGGGGCCGGGGTGCTGCAACTGGCCGCGGCCGAGTCCACCGCGGCGGCGCTGAGCATCCAGGTGCCCGAGGCGATGGTGGTGGGGCTGCCGGAGACCGCCGACGGTGCGGTCGCCGGGCGGGCCAGCCAGCAGCTCGGCGAGCTGGTGGCCGCCGCCGACGTGGTGGCCGTCGGGCCGGGACTCACCGACATCGACCAGACCCGTGAGCTGCTGCGCCTGGTGCTCGACGCGGCCGACCGGCAGACCGCCCTGGTGCTCGACGCGTACGCGCTGGGGGCCCTGAGCCACAGTCCGGACCTGCTGGTCGGCTCGGGCCGTCCGGCGGTGCTCACCCCCAACCTGACCGAGGCCCGGCACCTGCTCGACCGGGAGCCCGGCGACGATCTGGACGCCGACGCGGCCGAGCTGGCCCGGCGCTACGACGCGGTGGTCTCGCTGTACGGCCACATCGCCACCCCGGACGGACGCGGCTGGCGGGAGGAGAGCGGCGATGCCGGACTGGGCACCTCCGGCAGCGGTGACGTCCGGGCCGGGCTGCTGGCCGGGCTGCTCTCCCGGGGCGCGCAGCCGGACCAGGCCGCCTGCTGGGCCGCGTACGCGCACGCCGTCAGTGGCCAACGCCTGGTCCCCCGGTACGGGCGGATCGGGTTCCTGGCCCGCGAGCTGCTCGACGAGATCCCACCCACCCTGGCTGCGGTCTGAGCCAGGGGCGGGTCAGGGTGGTGGGGCGGGCAGGATGCGGCGCAGCTGCCCCGGCGGGGTGGCCCGCTTGCGCCACTCCCGGGGGTAGCCGACCGAGACCTCCTCGAAGCGCACCCCGTCGTGCCAGGTGGTCCGCGGGATGTGCAGGTGACCGTAGACGACCACGGTGGCGTCGAAGCGCAGGTGCCAGTCGGCGGTGGCCTCGGTGCCGCACCACTGGGCGAAGACCGGGTAGTACAGCACCCGGGTCGGCTCCCGGACCAGCGGATAGTGGTTGACCAGGACGGTGGGCAGCGCCGGGTCGCGCTCGGCCAGTCGCCGCGCGGTCTGGGCCACCCGGGCCGCGCTCCAGGCCGACCGGCTCGGGTACGGGTCCGGGTGGAGCAGGAACTCGTCGGTGCAGACCACCCCCGTCCGGTACGCCTCGGCCAGCGCCGTCTCGGGGGTGTCGAACCCCTCCGGCAACCAGGTGTAGTCGTAGAGCAGGAAGAGCGGGGCCACCAGCGCCGGGCCGCCGGCACCGGTCCAGACCGGATACTCGTCCTCCGGGCTGACCACGCCCAACCCCCGACACAGCTCGACCAGCCGCTGGTAGCGTGCCACGCCGCGCAGGGTGACCGGGTCGGTAGGCGGCGTCCAGAGCTCGTGGTTGCCCGGCGCCCAGACCACCTTCGCGAACCGCTCGACGAGCAGCCCGAGCACCCACTCCACGTCGGCCAGGGTGTCGGCGACGTCCCCGGCGACCAGCAGCCAGTCATCAGGTGTCTCGGGGCGCAGCCCCTCGACCACCGCCCGGTTCTCCGGGTGCCCGACGTGCAGGTCGCTGATGGCGAGCAACCGCCCGCCCTCCTCCCCGGCCATGGCGACGATCCTAGGCAACGACCCGACCTGCCGCGAGCCCGCGCCCGGACGTCGGGGTCGGGAACCGGTAGGATGACCGGTGGACCGTGACTGGCGCGTGAAGATGGAGAACCATCGGGGAGCGGTCCCGTCACACGGACGTACGCCGAGCGCCTGGGCCTTCTTCACCATCACCAGGAGGTCGCATGTCGTCGTCGAGCGCCGAGTCCACCGCCTTCCGCAGTGCCCTTGAGGTGGTCCGCTCCGTCGAGCCCCGGGTCGCCGCGGCGATCGGGGCGGAGCTCACCGACCAGCGGGAGTCGCTCAAGCTGATCGCCAGCGAGAACTACGCCTCCCCGGCCACCCTGCTGGCCATGGGCAACTGGTTCAGCGACAAGTACGCCGAGGGCACCGTCGGCCGCCGGTTCTACGCCGGGTGCCAGAACGTCGACACCGTCGAGGCGCTCGCCGCCGAGCACGCCCGCGAACTGTTCGGGGCGGCGCACGCCTACGTGCAGCCGCACTCGGGCATCGACGCCAACCTGGTGGCGTTCTGGGCGGTGCTGGCCGACCGGGTGGAGGCCCCGGCGCTGCGCCGGGCGCAGGCCAGGCACGTCAACGACCTGACCGAGCAGGACTGGTACGCGCTGCGTCGGGAGCTGGGCAACCAGCGGATGCTGGGCATGTCGCTGGACGCCGGCGGGCACCTGACCCACGGGTTCCGGCCCAACATCTCCGGCAAGATGTTCGACCAGCGCAGCTACGGCACCGACCCGGCCACCGGGCTGATCGACTACGACAAGGTCGCCGAGACCGCCCGGGAGTTCAAGCCGTTGATCCTGGTCGGCGGCTACTCCGCGTACCCGCGGAAGGTCAACTTCCGGATCCTGCGGGAGATCGCCGACTCGGTGGGCGCGACCTTCATGGTGGACATGGCCCACTTCGCCGGCCTGGTCGCCGGGAAGGTCTTCACCGGCGACTTCGACCCGGTGCCGCACGCGCACATCGTCACCACCACCACCCACAAGTCGCTGCGTGGCCCGCGCGGCGGCATGGTGCTCTGCGGCCCGGAGCTGGCCGACCAGGTCGACCGGGGCTGCCCGATGGTGCTCGGCGGTCCGCTGCCGCACGTGATGGCCGCCAAGGCGGTCGCGCTGGCCGAGGCCCGCCGCCCCGACTTCGCCGACTACGCCCAGCGGATCGTGAACAACGCCCAGGCGCTGGCCGACGGGCTGCTGCGCCGGGGCGCGAAGCTGGTCACCGGTGGCACCGACAACCACCTGGTGCTCATCGACGTCACCTCGTACGGGCTGACCGGCCGGCAGGCCGAGCAGGCGCTGCTGGACTCGGGGATCGTCACCAACCGCAACGCGGTGCCGCAGGACCCCAACGGCGCGTGGTACACCTCCGGCATCCGGATCGGCACCCCGGCGCTGACCACCCGGGGGCTGGGCACGGCGCAGATGGACGAGACCGCCGAGCTGATCCACACCGTGCTCGGCCAGACCACCCCGGGCGCGGGCGCCGACGGCACCGCCTCCAAGGCCAAGTACGTCCTTGACGACGCCGTGGCCGAGAAGGTCAGTCAGCGGGCCGGCGAGCTGCTCGCCGCCTTCCCGCTCTACCCCTCGGTCGAGCTGTCCTGAGGCGACGCCGCCCCGGGGCCGGCAGGCACGAGCGCTGCCGGCCCCGGGGCACGCCACCGCTCAGTCGAGCGGGCGTTGGAGAGTGGTATGGGGCCGCTCAGTCGAGCGGGCGTTTGAGGTGGTAACGGTGCACCTCGGTGCTGCCCTGCACGTTGTTGACGTCCTCGGCGGCCGAGACCAGCTCCCAGCCCTCCCGGCCGGCCCGGTTGAGGTGCGCGATGGCGGTGTCGCCGTACGCGGTGATGTCCAGTCGGGACCCGTCCGGGCCGTACCAGATGAACGAGACACTGAAGCTGCGGCCCTGCCCCTGGTAGCGGCGGACCAGTAGGGCGTATTCCCAGGTAACCATGGCGCACATTATGGCCGTCCAAGCTGGATCTTGACAGACCCCCGGTCATGCTCCGTCGTGTGACGCACACCCTCGGTCAACGGCAGCGGGTCGTGCCCACCGCGTCACCGTTGAAGGCCACCGCCGGGTGGGCCCGCGGGAGTGTGCCCGGATCCGGGGATCGACCAGTGGGTCGGGGCCACGGGCGGCAGCCCCGGCGGGGCGGCGCCGACCGGCCCGCCGGGCGCGTGGGTGAGCTGGGCGGCCTCGGCGCGGAGGTGGTCTGTCCGCCGGATGTCCGACACCGTGCCGTCGGGGCCGTGGATCAGTGAGTACGTTCCGGCGGGCAGGCGGCGACGCCGCTCGTACCATCTCAGCTCCTCCTCGGTGACGTACTGCCCAAGGGCGGCGGTGGACCCGCCGTGCGAGTTGACGTAGGCGGCGAGACCCATCGGGGTGAGTTCCGTACTGGCCGGGAGATTCATCCGCACCCCGACGATGGCGGCGTTGGGGCCCTCCCGTCGGAAGGCGAGGCCCTCGGGGAGAAGGCGGTGCTCGCGCTCGAACTCCCGTAGGTGCGCGTTGGTGAACCGCCCCT
Above is a window of Micromonospora yangpuensis DNA encoding:
- a CDS encoding histidine phosphatase family protein — its product is MAELSTLWIVRHGESTANVAATTAETAGAEEIELTHSDAEVPLSATGEEQARATGRWLAGLPQRQRPDLAVVSPYLRAVRTAELALTGTDIPLRRDERLRDRDLGVLDGLTAHGVRQRFGTEAARRDRLGKFYYRPPGGESWTDVALRLRALLGDLRRDHAGQRVLLFGHDALVFLLRYLVEELTEAELMALTRRHVIANCSVTGWSADAAGRLTPDSFNDIGHLRQQGAEPTREDEVHAEPV
- a CDS encoding NAD(P)H-hydrate dehydratase; this encodes MPSRSETRVITAGLLREWALPVPSGGKQARGTVLVVGGARFTPGAVLLAGVAALRAGAGVLQLAAAESTAAALSIQVPEAMVVGLPETADGAVAGRASQQLGELVAAADVVAVGPGLTDIDQTRELLRLVLDAADRQTALVLDAYALGALSHSPDLLVGSGRPAVLTPNLTEARHLLDREPGDDLDADAAELARRYDAVVSLYGHIATPDGRGWREESGDAGLGTSGSGDVRAGLLAGLLSRGAQPDQAACWAAYAHAVSGQRLVPRYGRIGFLARELLDEIPPTLAAV
- a CDS encoding metallophosphoesterase family protein, whose translation is MAGEEGGRLLAISDLHVGHPENRAVVEGLRPETPDDWLLVAGDVADTLADVEWVLGLLVERFAKVVWAPGNHELWTPPTDPVTLRGVARYQRLVELCRGLGVVSPEDEYPVWTGAGGPALVAPLFLLYDYTWLPEGFDTPETALAEAYRTGVVCTDEFLLHPDPYPSRSAWSAARVAQTARRLAERDPALPTVLVNHYPLVREPTRVLYYPVFAQWCGTEATADWHLRFDATVVVYGHLHIPRTTWHDGVRFEEVSVGYPREWRKRATPPGQLRRILPAPPP
- a CDS encoding glycine hydroxymethyltransferase, translating into MSSSSAESTAFRSALEVVRSVEPRVAAAIGAELTDQRESLKLIASENYASPATLLAMGNWFSDKYAEGTVGRRFYAGCQNVDTVEALAAEHARELFGAAHAYVQPHSGIDANLVAFWAVLADRVEAPALRRAQARHVNDLTEQDWYALRRELGNQRMLGMSLDAGGHLTHGFRPNISGKMFDQRSYGTDPATGLIDYDKVAETAREFKPLILVGGYSAYPRKVNFRILREIADSVGATFMVDMAHFAGLVAGKVFTGDFDPVPHAHIVTTTTHKSLRGPRGGMVLCGPELADQVDRGCPMVLGGPLPHVMAAKAVALAEARRPDFADYAQRIVNNAQALADGLLRRGAKLVTGGTDNHLVLIDVTSYGLTGRQAEQALLDSGIVTNRNAVPQDPNGAWYTSGIRIGTPALTTRGLGTAQMDETAELIHTVLGQTTPGAGADGTASKAKYVLDDAVAEKVSQRAGELLAAFPLYPSVELS